ATAAAGTTCAGTCCCACAGTTGTGGTTATAAAGCTCAGAAGTGAATGTTGGGTATTACTGCCCCCTCCCTAGTAACTTTTGCTAAATGGGAATATTCGTTTGTCCAGGGACTCTATAGATTGTAAAcctgagcagggctctcttatcTCCTGATGTCTTATCTAATTAcggtgtttgttctcaattgtaacaCAGACTATAGCTATATAAGTGATTGTTCTCACAGCTAGGTGTAATTGTACCTCAATTCGGAATGTATTGTATCAGAACAAAGGTGTCATGTGACAAGTGGGCAGGGCGTGTTTAAAGTGTTGTGCATCATAAAATACACGTGACTGCACTATTTCTATCAAGTAAATCACCCACCTAGAAGCACAAACCTATCCCCGAGAGGGTGATAACAGAATAAGCATTGCACGCGTCCCGCCGCCATCCTGAAATACGTCTCCTGCCATGGTTTGTTTAATAGGTTATCGCTGATGAATCGCACCCCCAGTGATACCTCCTTGTTATATTAGACGAAGTGAAGGGACAAAGGCCCTATCACCAGCGAAAATATCTGTTTTTGCAGCAACAGGACATGTTAGCCAAAGGGCGAAAAGCCCATTAGTCCGAGACTTGACCCTCTTCACGAAATGAGAAAAGATTGCAGGTAATCTCACTACATCATTTTATTGGTCTTCTGTATTTTAGGCTGGGCACACGGGACAGGATCGTTGTCCAATGCATGTGACCAGAACGGCCAACACACAACCGTTTGGCACAGCCGATCTCTCCCAGCTTCCCAGGACGCCTTTTAGTGTGATTGGAAACTGGCGGGACACACGGGCAGATAGGGCAATTTACCAGCATGCAAGATAACAATTCTCTCACAGTTTCAATTACACTATTATTGGGCAACGGGCTACTTTCTGGGTCTCATATAGCAGATATCTCAGCAAGTGACAGACTTTAGCTTACATAGGCTATGCACATATTCCTGCAGGAACACAGATGACAGCTTCATAAACTGTACAGACATCTCCCAGAACCCATGAGCCAATTGTCCCAGCTCCCCCCCGTGACTCTTGGCCGGGTAAAAATACATTCTGCTTTATATAGCCGTGATGGAAATTCTGCATCTATCAGGTGGAAGCAGAAAAAGGTCACTGGGAGGAGGATCGGACAAGGGCCATAGAGCATATTCCACAGCTCTATTCTCTGGGAAGGGTGGAGGGGGCTGAGGGTCTGGCTATTAAAGCAATATAGCCCCAAGACATCAGACCCACCAATGACAGGGCTGCGCCACACACAACCGTTGGGGGTTATTCTACCTGTTTGTGTTAGTTTTGTTAGCAGAATTAGCTGTAAAACTGGATATGCAAGAACGGCACTCACACAAGAACTGTTCAGGGATGTCAGAGGTTAAAGAAACAGTTTTAGGACTATTACTAGATATATGTCTGTCACGGTGGATGGAGAAGGACGACATACTGCAGATCTCTCAGGGTTTGGAACGATCCATTATCCGTTCACGTGGGAGAAGGGCCGGTAGGTGGTTTTGCACTGCCGCAGTACCCGAGCTGGGTGGAGTTTCCGGCTACTTCTCCACGTTACACCAGTAGAGTGTTAGGAACGGTGACGTCTGCAGGAGGGAAGTGAGTGCGCTGCTCAGCGTGACTTTTGTACATGAATTACACGTTACGCTGGGCAGCACTAGGTCTACTCTTCCTGGCACCACTCCTCACTGATCTAAGGCGCTGACAGCACAGTCAGAGGGCTTTCTACTCTACTTTTATCAAGCATAAGAAATAGAAAAGGCTCTTCTACTCCCAAAACAAAAATACTGTGTAATATAACACCTAAATCATTACCAGCAGTCCGTGTGAATCCATTATAATCAGATATTGTGAAATCTTCCAAATCCTTATGATGAGAAGCAACTAAGTTCTTCTTGAACCATAAAAAGTTCTCACAAAGTTATaccaagaaaaaaaatgcaaaaaaaacttattaacctcaatatttCAATAAATGATCAATCCCCCTTTCCTtccaacaataaaaaacaaaacatgtccgTTTAATAAATGCTTGGTGATACACGCAATGTGCAGTCCACCTTCAACGTCCCGCGCGCTCACATAAACAAAATCTGTGTGAACATTGCTCGAGTGAGGATACTTCAAGCCAAAAATACAGGATAGAATGCCGATAGTGAAATGTCTCCGAATGATGAATTGTATCCCACTCCCATTATAAACATGGAGCGAAAGCCCTTTAAATATATGTGCTTCATAGAGAAACCAGGGTTGTAGGACCCTGTGGGATTTTTTGTAGAAATTTCACTGATTAATCTCTTGTATTAAAGCTCAAAATcaataaagaggaaacaacagaggAATCCTCTggtgcattttatttaatataatcttCTTTCACAAAACATAAATCAAAACATTTACATACAAACTTTTATTGAACccataaaatatatgaataaaaactGCCAAAAGGTGCAGCAATTCTCTTACACGAGAATGAAACTCCGTCAGCAGATGTAATGTTACCCAGGAACAGCCCAAGGTATTCAGAAACCTGCCACTCGTACCTTCCCACACCCACCAACGCATTTCAACCTCCTTGAAAGAGACCTTTGTGACGCAATGCAATGGAGATTTTTCAGAGGTTGTATACGATTTTTCTATTGAGTTCTTAAAGGGCTTTCACTTTTGTATATGTCAGTGAAATACAATCAATCCATCAATAGATCAGGCATTCTaaccgtgttttgtttttgcatatgAGAACTCATCACTCCAGCAATGTTCAAACACATTTTGCTTATGTAAGTGTGCAAGATATTGAAGGTGGACTGCACATTACAAAATTCATCACCAAGCATTTTACACAGACATGtgcaagtttgtttttgtttctttttacacGGAAAAGGAAATTGATTTACTTGTTGAAATaatgagatttaatttttattttatttttcaccaaaacattttttggtgttttctttcttgatacaaatttacatttatgAAGATTTATCACAGTTCTGAAAGAATTTCATCACTTCTCATCCTAAAGATTTGGGAGATTTCACAATATAGGAATATAATGGACTCGCACAGAGTCTGCACTTGTTAATGATAATTAGGCGTTATATTACAGGGTATACTCACATTTTACCACTGCCTATTCTATTTCTTATTATTGATAAACGTGTGGGGAATTGGGGCTATCCCGTGTTGGTTTAGGTGGGCAGGATCTTTCAGGAGTGAGTGGGAAGTTGGGACGCAAGAAAATCAGCATCCGCCATAGTTTAGCCATCACTAGATTATTAAAATATGACAGAAAGAGCTCAGTATCATTTTGAAATAACTTCAATGCTGTATAAATGTCTCATGTAAAGTATTTGTACATTCCCGCACCACACCCAAAGAAATAATCACTGAGCACACAGCATCAACAGCTGTCATGTGAACACGCCTGTAACAGGCATGTTTGGAGGAAAGTTCCAGCAGTCAGCTCTTGTCACAGGGAAGTTATACCGTATACACAAGGACACTGTGATAATCAGGTTATATAGACTAACGATGCTTAGAAAACCAGGGAACCACAAGAACTAATATCTGTTCTTATAGCCCCAAAAAACCGTGAAACAGGCACGTTTGTCGCACTTGTCATGAATATTTGGTCCTGTAGACTGCCTGcggcacatttaaaaaaaaaaagcctttaatTTATTGATTTGTGCACTGGATATACCGCCTGCTGCTTCTACTACATCCAATGATTTTATGTTTCTCGATTAATTCTGCACATATTTTCCGATACGATAATGCTCTTCTATTTGTGCTGAATACAACTGCGTCTAAATTGTATCCCCGTGGAACAAATACAAGAGCATAATGAGATAAAATATGGTTACACAGCACCAAGGAAGAAAAAGTATTTGGTGAAAGTCGCAGTAGGACACGGTTTATTTGTTCCTTTACCATTTTTGGGGAAATATTCAGTTCCTCACAGTTTAAGTCTAGTGCTCGAAATGGAGCgaagtaaatttactgacagactctaaacaaaataagcccaatattttctctttttttttttacaaatctgcaagtaaAAAAACTTGTAGAATCCTGGTCAGCTTTACTTGCGGAGGTTCAGCTCCTGGTCCTAGAAGACTGGGTCACCAATTCCTTGAGTGATCCCTCATTGGCCTCCTGGCTTATCAGGAGCTTTGCGCGTGTACATGGTGAACaactacaatatttattttatgactttATCTAGACTTTGTACTCATAGCTCTGCAGTTAGGTAAAGCCTCTCAACCATCCAATTCCCTCTCCTCTGTATTGCTCTATATATTGCCTGAAGCACAGATCCTGGATTGTACCGGTGACTTGTCACTTAGTATTTACAGGAGATACTGGCACCAGCTACTGACTGGCAATCTCAGTGTAAGAGAAGCTTCTGGGTAATCTCCAAGATATCGGGAGAGCTCAGTAGCTGATTGGTTAAGAGCACAACAGAGAAGGTTTGGTTGCAATGGTTATTTTTCACTTTGTAAAATGCTCACTGTCCAGTCAAATTACTAGTACAATCCAGGCACATGGCTTCAACAATATAGAACTTAAAAAAACCCAATCAATAGAATACAGTATGCACTTCCAAGTTTGCGGTttcctggtttttttttgtgtgtgtagccCATTGCCCTCATCCATCTGGGGATCCCATGTCCCTGACCATTGAAAAAGCAGAACTTCTGAGAGAACCCCAATTCCAGAAGGGAGAGTAGTCACATGAAAAGGACAACCTCTGATGGTACCAGTGACACTAATAAGACATGAAAGTAATAATCCCATGGATTTATGCTCACCTCTTTCAGAGTgatcttggctgtatacacaatGTTGGACCCATCTCTCTTGAAATGTGCATGAGGTTTGTCCTTCAGTAGGAAGACAATATCAGCAGGGATATTTTCAGACGTGGCATCTCCCTCTTTGGGGAAGGTGATCTTGGTCCCCTCTTTCCACCCTTTCTTGATCACCACATTGAGAATCTTGTCCTCACTTCTCACCGTGCGTCCGTCTGGGTTCAGCCGCCTCCGTGTGATTTTCATACGTTTGGTGCAGCCATGATAGATTTCCTCTAAGGACACTTTCAGCTCATGGACAACAGGGGGGTCCTGAACTTTCCGGCGGTTGTGCAGCTGGTCTGGGTGCCGCCGGTGGAAGCCGTTCACACCATTGAGACCGAAACGCCCAAAGCCACCAAAGGgatcatcgtcgtcatcatcgATGTCCATCTCTTCATGGTCAAAGCCGTTGGACATACGGGAGCGGTTTGAACCAAAGAAGATGTCAAAAGGATTTGAGCCTCCAAAGAAAGAAGCAAAGGTAGCGTGGGGGTCCCCATGGAAAGTATAGTGGAAAGAGTTGCCCGTGTTACCAGTTGATCCCCCACCTGTCTTCAGACCTGTCAGAAAGAGAGAATATCGCTTAGGTATATACAGTAGCTATGGTGatcaacaatacaatacaatacaagcaCAAAACAGCATTAAAAGGAGCTTCCATGATAAAAGTAGTTGCTTACAATGCGTGCCAACCTTCACAATCATAATGGAGCACCAGAGGGTCGGACACAAGCCAAGTAGTAAAGGCAGATTCCTCACTGGATGACTTTCACACTTTTCCCATTAGGAGCAAGTTGACTTCTAGTCGTGTGTTGGACCCTTCTGTGCCAAAAGATGATTATGGAGGCTGATCAGAACAAACTATCAGGACCCTACTGGATTGTGgaccctacttctagtggaaggAAATGATTTAACATGAAAACCCCCTTTGAACTCATTAGAAtcttgaaatgttttatttaatacattcatcGTCATCTACA
The Mixophyes fleayi isolate aMixFle1 chromosome 1, aMixFle1.hap1, whole genome shotgun sequence DNA segment above includes these coding regions:
- the DNAJB5 gene encoding dnaJ homolog subfamily B member 5 isoform X2, whose amino-acid sequence is MGKDYYKILGIPSGANEDEVKKAYRKMALKYHPDKNKDANAEDKFKEIAEAYDVLSDPKKRAVYDQYGEEGLKTGGGSTGNTGNSFHYTFHGDPHATFASFFGGSNPFDIFFGSNRSRMSNGFDHEEMDIDDDDDDPFGGFGRFGLNGVNGFHRRHPDQLHNRRKVQDPPVVHELKVSLEEIYHGCTKRMKITRRRLNPDGRTVRSEDKILNVVIKKGWKEGTKITFPKEGDATSENIPADIVFLLKDKPHAHFKRDGSNIVYTAKITLKEALCGCTVNIPTIDGRVIPLPCSDVIKPGTVKRLRGEGLPYPKVPTQRADLIVEFQVRFPDRIPQPTRELLKQHLPCS